The Immundisolibacter cernigliae genome has a window encoding:
- a CDS encoding MFS transporter, which translates to MNDSPAPDTGSPPLLAIVCLSLAAGASAMAMRVNDALLPQLAQIFGVPLATTAQVVSFYALAYGASQVLWGPVGDRFGKYRVVAWAVLACALASLACAFAGDFGQLRAARVLAGMLAAAIIPLSIAWLGDVVPYERRQPVLARFLIGQITGLAAGVWLGGVAADHLGWRVPYFVLAGLYGIVGAQLFVGLQRLPPGSSGRAGSAVASSLGRTLGDFREVLGGRWAQILLLIVFLEGSFLFGPLAFMAAHLHHQIGVSLTVAGSLVMVFGAGGLVYALGARRLVRGLGEAGLARAGAVFLCLGLGAIAAAPSWIFGIVGSLLAGLGFYMLHNTLQVNATQMAPRVRGAAVSIFAASFFLGQAAGVTLTGWLSAHVGSGPAIALGAAALLGIGLGFGQVLVRRTAAQG; encoded by the coding sequence ATGAATGATTCCCCGGCGCCCGATACCGGATCGCCGCCCTTGCTGGCCATCGTCTGCCTGTCGCTGGCCGCCGGCGCGAGCGCGATGGCGATGCGCGTCAACGACGCCCTGCTGCCGCAGCTTGCGCAGATCTTCGGCGTGCCGCTGGCCACCACCGCGCAGGTGGTCAGCTTCTATGCCCTGGCCTATGGCGCCTCGCAGGTGCTGTGGGGGCCGGTCGGCGATCGCTTCGGCAAGTACCGGGTGGTGGCCTGGGCGGTGCTGGCCTGTGCGCTGGCCTCGCTGGCGTGTGCCTTTGCCGGCGATTTCGGGCAGCTGCGCGCGGCGCGGGTGCTGGCCGGCATGCTGGCGGCGGCGATCATCCCGCTGTCGATCGCCTGGCTCGGCGATGTGGTGCCTTACGAGCGCCGCCAGCCGGTGCTGGCGCGCTTCCTGATCGGGCAGATCACGGGGCTTGCGGCCGGCGTGTGGCTGGGCGGCGTGGCCGCCGACCACCTGGGCTGGCGGGTGCCGTATTTCGTGCTGGCCGGGCTTTACGGCATCGTGGGCGCGCAGCTGTTCGTCGGTTTGCAGCGCCTGCCGCCGGGCTCCAGCGGGCGAGCCGGCAGCGCCGTGGCAAGCTCGCTGGGGCGCACGCTGGGTGATTTTCGCGAGGTGCTCGGCGGGCGCTGGGCGCAGATTCTGCTGCTGATCGTGTTCCTGGAAGGCAGCTTCCTGTTCGGGCCGCTGGCCTTCATGGCCGCGCACCTACATCACCAGATCGGCGTGTCGCTGACCGTTGCCGGCTCACTGGTGATGGTGTTTGGCGCCGGCGGGCTGGTGTACGCGCTGGGGGCGCGGCGCCTGGTCAGGGGGCTCGGTGAGGCGGGGCTGGCGCGCGCCGGCGCCGTGTTCCTGTGCCTGGGGCTGGGCGCGATCGCCGCGGCGCCGTCGTGGATTTTCGGCATCGTCGGCAGCCTGCTGGCCGGACTCGGCTTTTACATGCTGCACAACACGCTGCAGGTGAATGCCACGCAGATGGCACCGCGGGTGCGCGGTGCGGCGGTGTCGATCTTCGCGGCGAGCTTTTTCCTGGGGCAGGCGGCTGGCGTGACCCTGACCGGCTGGTTGTCCGCGCATGTCGGCAGCGGACCGGCAATCGCCCTTGGCGCCGCCGCGCTGCTGGGCATCGGCCTCGGCTTCGGTCAGGTGCTGGTCCGGCGCACAGCGGCGCAGGGCTGA
- a CDS encoding AMP-binding protein: protein MQIAPAPDLATLLRGLDGFGDAPALRWFAAAGEQALSYRELAQRLEAAAARLRAHGVSRGGRVLLLAESGLPWAIGALAVLRAGGVLLPLDAHSPDDTLQHVLTDAAPVLVLTDAEHAPRCAGCGAPVLLVDGLAESDPVPTVPADAGIDPASPAVMFYTSGTTGPPKGVPLSHANLLYQLRTVAALDLARPGDRVLLPLPMHHVYPFVIGLLLPIVAGVTLLLPGATTGAQIMQALREGRASVLIGVPRLYRALLEGIDGRVAGLPPVSRHLLGGLRAAARWSAPRLGAGVARRLLAPLHRQMAPQLRLLACGGAALDADLDAALTALGWQVAVGYGLTETSPLLTLRMPGQCRSGSAGRAVPGTELRLAAPEAGEEDLPAGAGAIEVRGPGVFGGYFDLPQANRQAFTADGWFRTGDLGRLDEDGCLEVLGRASTLIVTESGKNIQPEEVEAVYQAHPLIAEAAVLQVDRRLVALLVPQQPATEAALREAVAEQSRQLPSYQRVVEFALTFEPLARTALGKLRRHLLAERYRQARQAAGGPPPDAAPLAAADQALLRDPRARAVWDFLHERYPDRPLTPDSHVQLDLGLDSLGWLNLGMDIAARSGAQLSEDAIARIATVRDLLREVSLADTAPPATLLDDPLAALDAQQRRWLRPVPVWLMPLRAALLGLTWLLMRVFFRLRVTGREHLPASGPFLLAPNHGSYLDAPALGAALGRRGLRELCWAGWTGIMLGSPLMRAISRLARVLPMDSERRALSSLAFGLAALRAGNALVWFPEGARSRTGALEPFLPGIGLLLEHTDVPVLPVYIEGAYRAWPIHRRWPQAGRISVHIGAPIRATELLAGPGPGQPHERAARALREAVAGLIRARLAGPPAP from the coding sequence GTGCAGATAGCCCCGGCGCCGGATCTTGCCACCCTGTTGCGGGGCCTGGACGGATTCGGCGACGCACCGGCGCTGCGCTGGTTTGCCGCCGCCGGCGAGCAGGCGCTCAGCTATCGCGAGCTGGCGCAGCGCCTCGAAGCCGCCGCGGCGCGCCTGCGGGCGCATGGCGTGAGCCGCGGCGGGCGGGTGCTGCTGCTGGCCGAAAGCGGCCTGCCGTGGGCGATCGGTGCGCTGGCGGTGCTGCGCGCCGGTGGCGTGCTGCTGCCGCTGGACGCCCACAGCCCGGACGACACCCTGCAGCACGTGCTCACCGACGCGGCGCCGGTGCTGGTGCTGACCGATGCCGAGCACGCGCCGCGCTGTGCCGGTTGTGGCGCGCCGGTGTTGCTGGTCGATGGCTTGGCCGAGTCCGACCCGGTGCCCACCGTGCCGGCCGACGCAGGCATCGACCCGGCCAGCCCGGCGGTGATGTTCTACACCTCCGGCACCACCGGGCCGCCCAAGGGCGTGCCGCTCAGTCACGCCAATCTGCTGTATCAGCTGCGCACCGTGGCGGCGCTGGATCTGGCCCGGCCGGGCGACCGGGTGCTGCTGCCGCTGCCCATGCACCACGTATATCCGTTCGTGATCGGCCTGCTGCTGCCGATCGTGGCCGGCGTGACGCTGCTGCTGCCGGGCGCCACCACCGGCGCGCAGATCATGCAGGCCCTGCGCGAGGGCCGCGCCAGCGTGCTGATCGGCGTGCCGCGGCTGTACCGGGCGCTGCTGGAGGGCATCGACGGGCGCGTGGCCGGCTTGCCACCCGTTTCGCGGCACTTGCTGGGCGGCTTGCGGGCGGCCGCCCGCTGGTCCGCACCGCGGCTTGGCGCCGGTGTGGCGCGCCGGCTGCTGGCGCCGCTGCACCGGCAGATGGCGCCGCAGCTGCGCCTGCTGGCCTGCGGCGGGGCGGCGCTGGATGCTGATCTCGACGCCGCGCTGACGGCGCTGGGCTGGCAGGTGGCGGTCGGCTACGGTCTTACCGAAACCTCGCCCTTGCTCACGCTGCGCATGCCGGGCCAGTGCCGCTCGGGCAGCGCCGGGCGCGCCGTGCCGGGCACCGAGCTGCGCCTGGCGGCGCCGGAGGCGGGCGAGGAAGACCTGCCGGCCGGCGCCGGTGCCATCGAGGTACGCGGCCCGGGCGTGTTTGGCGGCTATTTCGACCTGCCGCAGGCCAACCGGCAGGCGTTCACGGCCGACGGCTGGTTTCGCACCGGCGACCTCGGGCGGCTGGACGAGGACGGGTGTCTGGAGGTGCTCGGCCGCGCCTCGACGCTGATCGTCACCGAGAGCGGCAAGAACATCCAGCCGGAGGAAGTGGAGGCGGTCTACCAGGCCCATCCGCTGATTGCCGAGGCGGCGGTGCTGCAGGTGGATCGGCGGCTGGTGGCCTTGCTGGTGCCGCAGCAGCCGGCCACCGAAGCGGCGCTGCGCGAGGCGGTGGCCGAGCAGTCGCGGCAACTGCCCAGTTACCAGCGGGTGGTGGAATTCGCCCTCACTTTCGAGCCGCTGGCGCGCACTGCGCTGGGCAAGCTGCGCCGCCACCTGCTGGCCGAGCGCTATCGACAGGCGCGCCAGGCGGCCGGCGGCCCGCCGCCGGATGCGGCGCCGCTCGCCGCGGCCGATCAGGCGCTGCTGCGCGATCCGCGGGCGCGGGCGGTGTGGGATTTCCTGCACGAGCGCTACCCGGACCGGCCGCTGACGCCGGACAGCCACGTGCAGCTCGACCTTGGGCTCGACTCGCTGGGCTGGCTGAACCTGGGCATGGACATCGCCGCCCGCAGCGGCGCCCAGTTGTCCGAGGACGCCATCGCCCGCATTGCCACCGTGCGCGACCTGCTGCGCGAGGTGAGTCTGGCCGACACGGCGCCGCCGGCCACGCTACTGGACGACCCGCTGGCGGCGCTGGATGCCCAGCAGCGCCGCTGGCTCAGGCCCGTGCCGGTGTGGCTCATGCCGCTGCGGGCCGCGCTGCTGGGGCTGACCTGGCTGCTGATGCGCGTGTTTTTTCGGCTGCGCGTGACCGGCCGCGAGCACCTGCCGGCGAGCGGGCCGTTTCTGCTGGCACCCAATCACGGCAGTTACCTCGATGCCCCGGCGCTGGGCGCCGCGCTCGGCCGGCGCGGGCTGCGCGAGCTGTGCTGGGCCGGCTGGACCGGCATCATGCTGGGAAGTCCGCTGATGCGGGCGATCTCGCGCCTGGCGCGGGTGTTGCCGATGGACTCCGAGCGGCGCGCGTTGTCGAGTCTCGCCTTTGGCCTCGCGGCGCTGCGCGCCGGCAATGCGCTGGTGTGGTTTCCGGAAGGCGCCCGTTCCAGGACGGGCGCGCTGGAGCCGTTCCTGCCCGGCATCGGCCTGCTGCTGGAACACACCGATGTGCCGGTGCTGCCGGTGTACATCGAAGGCGCCTACCGGGCCTGGCCGATACACCGACGCTGGCCGCAGGCGGGGCGGATCAGCGTACACATCGGCGCGCCGATCAGGGCCACCGAACTGCTGGCCGGACCGGGTCCCGGTCAGCCGCACGAGCGCGCTGCGCGTGCGCTGCGTGAGGCGGTGGCGGGACTTATTCGCGCGCGTTTGGCCGGTCCGCCGGCACCGTGA
- a CDS encoding Y-family DNA polymerase yields MPWICALFPDLPLEALGQVLTLAPDRPAAVCEQTGRGRWLHGLNAEAARRGLHPGMALPAAVARVPELLALSRRPAAERAALNGLACWLYRFGTPVTVCPQRQAVWVQVGPSAHLFGGWSGLVGALLADLPAYRVQFGVAPTLGCSLLLARADGGLQQPVRETGDIAGAIGGLPLGLLPFEDPALRLLTGAGLRRIGEVLALPTDALGRRLGGTAMLALERLLGRAPEAWEAFVPAARYRRRFEFGDPVASTEALLFPLKMMLGEFAAYLRARDGAVQNFVLRLRGSRRRASAQPIGLMSPTRDPARLLRVVRERLERITLAHGILELRLEADRFEPAAALQDDLFGSSALLGQRLLELRERLAARLGSDAVRQIAVSPDRRPEAAMADAGPAAVPGSHHPPRPPWLLAQPQRLTPARLLGAPERIELGWWEGEAAARDYFMAQDRAGRLCWVYRDLHDGAFYLHGLWQ; encoded by the coding sequence ATGCCGTGGATCTGCGCCCTGTTTCCCGACCTGCCGCTGGAGGCCCTGGGCCAGGTTCTGACGCTGGCGCCGGATCGCCCGGCGGCGGTCTGCGAACAGACCGGCCGCGGCCGCTGGCTGCACGGCCTGAACGCCGAGGCGGCGCGGCGCGGCTTGCACCCCGGCATGGCGCTGCCCGCCGCCGTGGCGCGGGTGCCGGAGTTGCTGGCCCTGAGCCGCCGGCCGGCGGCCGAGCGCGCGGCCCTGAACGGCCTGGCCTGCTGGCTGTACCGCTTCGGCACGCCGGTCACCGTGTGCCCGCAGCGGCAGGCGGTGTGGGTACAGGTTGGGCCGAGCGCGCACCTGTTTGGCGGCTGGAGCGGGCTGGTCGGCGCCTTGCTGGCGGACCTGCCGGCGTATCGGGTGCAGTTTGGCGTCGCCCCGACGCTCGGCTGCAGCCTGCTGCTGGCACGTGCCGATGGCGGTTTGCAGCAGCCGGTGCGCGAAACCGGCGACATCGCCGGCGCCATCGGCGGGCTGCCGCTGGGGCTGCTGCCGTTCGAGGATCCGGCGCTGCGTCTGCTGACCGGTGCCGGCCTGCGACGCATCGGCGAGGTGCTCGCGCTGCCGACCGATGCGCTCGGCCGGCGTCTGGGGGGCACGGCCATGCTGGCGCTGGAGCGGCTGCTGGGTCGTGCCCCGGAGGCCTGGGAGGCGTTCGTGCCGGCGGCGCGCTACCGCCGCCGCTTCGAGTTCGGCGACCCGGTCGCCAGCACTGAGGCGCTGCTGTTCCCGCTCAAGATGATGCTGGGCGAGTTCGCGGCCTACCTGCGCGCCCGCGACGGCGCCGTCCAGAATTTCGTGCTGCGCCTGCGGGGCAGCCGTCGGCGGGCGAGCGCGCAGCCGATCGGCCTGATGTCGCCCACGCGCGATCCGGCGCGCCTGCTGCGGGTGGTGCGCGAGCGGCTGGAGCGCATCACGCTGGCGCACGGCATTCTCGAACTGCGCCTCGAAGCGGACCGTTTCGAGCCGGCCGCGGCGCTCCAGGACGATCTTTTCGGCAGCAGCGCGCTGCTGGGCCAGCGCCTGCTGGAACTGCGCGAACGCCTGGCGGCGCGGCTGGGTAGCGACGCCGTGCGCCAGATCGCGGTCAGTCCGGACCGGCGCCCGGAGGCGGCCATGGCCGATGCCGGGCCGGCGGCGGTGCCCGGCTCGCATCACCCGCCGCGCCCGCCGTGGCTGCTGGCGCAGCCGCAGCGCCTGACGCCGGCGCGCCTGCTCGGCGCGCCCGAGCGCATCGAGCTGGGCTGGTGGGAGGGCGAGGCGGCGGCGCGCGATTACTTCATGGCGCAGGACCGGGCCGGGCGCCTGTGCTGGGTGTATCGGGACCTGCACGACGGCGCCTTTTACCTGCACGGCCTGTGGCAGTGA
- a CDS encoding alpha/beta fold hydrolase, whose translation MSTSVVEKKIPSGAIASHVLLAGDPKNPPAILLHGAGPGATAASNWLRCAPDLAKHYYVIAPDLVGFGQTELPAELPTHILGWIGHRVEQVLGLMDTLGVERAHVVGNSMGGALTLHALVQAPQRFDKVLLMGAIGAPFEYSWEMKRLLEFYKDPRPARYKEVIESFVHDPAAVPGLDEIIKQRYAVAMDPKTREMTNLLFQAQAAGMNDLTVPEAQLGRLPHPVLLVHGRQDRIVPLDTSLYFLKHLQQAELVVLDRCGHWAQTQRWDAMYPLIVKHFGG comes from the coding sequence GTGAGTACATCCGTCGTCGAAAAAAAGATCCCGTCCGGCGCCATCGCCAGCCACGTGCTGCTGGCCGGTGACCCCAAGAATCCGCCGGCCATCCTGCTGCACGGCGCCGGTCCCGGCGCCACGGCGGCCTCCAACTGGCTGCGCTGCGCGCCGGACCTGGCCAAGCATTACTACGTGATCGCCCCGGACCTGGTCGGCTTTGGCCAGACCGAGCTGCCGGCCGAGCTGCCGACCCACATTCTGGGCTGGATCGGGCACCGCGTGGAGCAGGTGCTGGGGCTGATGGACACGCTGGGCGTCGAGCGCGCCCACGTGGTCGGCAATTCCATGGGTGGCGCCCTGACCCTGCACGCGCTGGTGCAGGCGCCGCAGCGCTTCGACAAGGTGCTGCTGATGGGAGCCATCGGCGCGCCGTTCGAATACAGCTGGGAAATGAAGCGCCTGCTGGAGTTCTACAAGGATCCACGGCCGGCCCGCTACAAGGAAGTGATCGAGAGCTTCGTGCATGATCCGGCCGCCGTGCCGGGCCTGGACGAGATCATCAAGCAGCGCTACGCGGTGGCCATGGACCCCAAGACGCGCGAGATGACCAACCTGCTGTTCCAGGCGCAGGCCGCCGGCATGAACGACCTGACCGTGCCGGAAGCCCAGCTCGGGCGCCTGCCGCACCCGGTGCTGCTGGTGCACGGCCGCCAGGATCGCATCGTGCCGCTGGACACCAGCCTGTACTTCCTGAAGCACCTGCAGCAGGCCGAGCTGGTGGTGCTGGACCGCTGCGGCCACTGGGCGCAGACCCAGCGCTGGGACGCCATGTACCCGCTGATCGTCAAGCACTTCGGCGGCTGA
- a CDS encoding MFS transporter yields MRAQDPPARTGLLRRWALYDFANSAFPTVIETFVFAAYFTRQVAPDAITGAALWGLAVGLAGLAVALLGPVVGAIADHGGGQRRWLTATTALCVLPTAALWWVMPHSPHLIGALLLVGLATIGMELASVFYNALLPRLAPAERIGRWSGWGWGLGYAGGLLCLLLALFGFVREGAWFPLPRADASHVRATFVLAAVWFGLFALPLLTARLPGRDAAAGRFELKASLGDLWHTLRGLPRQGPLLRFLVARMLYTDGLATLFAFGGVYAAGTFAMTETQVLAFGIGLNVTAGLGAVGFAHLDDRIGSRNTIVIALLALLLAGAGTLLAQSATAFWVAGLALGIFVGPAQAASRSLLARMAPPEQRNQLFGLFTLSGKATAFLGPLLVGAVTLWSGSQRVGMTVILGLWLAGLALLLTVPADRPNARE; encoded by the coding sequence ATGAGGGCGCAGGATCCACCCGCCCGCACCGGCCTGCTGCGTCGCTGGGCGCTGTATGACTTCGCCAACAGCGCGTTCCCGACCGTCATCGAGACCTTCGTCTTCGCGGCCTATTTCACGCGCCAGGTGGCGCCGGATGCCATCACCGGCGCCGCCCTGTGGGGCCTGGCGGTGGGTCTGGCCGGACTGGCGGTGGCGCTGCTGGGGCCGGTGGTCGGGGCGATTGCCGATCACGGTGGCGGGCAGCGGCGCTGGCTGACCGCCACCACGGCGCTGTGCGTGCTGCCGACCGCGGCGCTGTGGTGGGTGATGCCGCACTCGCCGCACCTGATCGGCGCCCTGCTGCTGGTCGGTCTGGCGACCATCGGCATGGAGCTGGCCAGCGTGTTCTACAACGCGCTGTTGCCGCGCCTGGCGCCGGCCGAGCGCATCGGCCGCTGGTCCGGCTGGGGCTGGGGACTGGGCTATGCCGGCGGGCTGCTGTGCCTGCTGCTGGCGCTGTTCGGTTTTGTGCGGGAAGGGGCCTGGTTCCCGTTGCCGCGCGCCGATGCCAGCCACGTGCGGGCCACCTTCGTGCTGGCGGCGGTGTGGTTTGGCCTGTTCGCGCTGCCGCTGCTGACCGCCCGCCTGCCGGGGCGGGACGCGGCCGCAGGTCGCTTCGAGCTGAAGGCCAGCCTCGGCGATCTTTGGCACACCCTGCGCGGGCTGCCGCGGCAGGGGCCGCTGCTGCGCTTTCTGGTCGCGCGCATGCTTTATACCGATGGCCTGGCCACGCTGTTTGCGTTTGGCGGCGTGTACGCCGCCGGCACCTTTGCGATGACCGAAACCCAGGTGCTGGCCTTCGGCATCGGGCTGAACGTGACGGCCGGCCTGGGCGCGGTGGGCTTTGCCCACCTCGACGACCGCATCGGCAGCCGCAACACCATCGTCATCGCCCTGCTGGCCCTGCTGCTGGCCGGCGCCGGCACGCTGCTGGCGCAGTCGGCAACGGCATTCTGGGTGGCCGGGCTGGCGCTGGGTATCTTCGTCGGGCCGGCGCAGGCGGCCAGCCGCTCGCTGCTGGCGCGCATGGCGCCACCCGAACAGCGCAATCAGCTGTTCGGGTTGTTCACGCTGTCCGGCAAGGCGACGGCCTTCCTGGGGCCGCTGCTGGTCGGCGCCGTGACGCTGTGGTCGGGCAGCCAGCGCGTCGGCATGACGGTGATTCTGGGTCTGTGGCTGGCCGGGCTGGCGCTGCTGCTCACGGTGCCGGCGGACCGGCCAAACGCGCGCGAATAA
- the imuA gene encoding translesion DNA synthesis-associated protein ImuA, translating to MKATALQIPGVWRGDCPRPAAAVASTRIEALDRALLGGWPVGALTQIIGTEAGLGFSLIIPALAAFTAAGRAVALIDPPYLPYAPALASRGVDLQHLLWVRPQDAGQAQWAAEQIARSGLFAALACWGALDGTAERRLQLAADAAQCLAFCFRAGRAGRADGHSHAAVRLTVAPAHDAQLRVEVLKCRGGPAGHGLLHRCGDLPVAA from the coding sequence GTGAAGGCGACGGCCCTGCAGATTCCGGGCGTCTGGCGCGGCGACTGCCCGCGGCCGGCGGCCGCGGTGGCCAGCACGCGCATCGAGGCCCTCGACCGGGCGCTGCTGGGTGGCTGGCCGGTCGGGGCGCTGACGCAGATCATCGGCACCGAAGCGGGCCTGGGTTTCTCGCTGATCATCCCGGCGCTGGCTGCGTTCACCGCGGCCGGGCGCGCGGTGGCGCTGATTGATCCGCCTTACCTGCCGTATGCGCCGGCACTCGCCTCGCGCGGCGTCGATCTGCAGCATCTGCTGTGGGTGCGGCCGCAGGATGCCGGGCAGGCGCAGTGGGCGGCGGAGCAGATCGCCCGCAGCGGCCTGTTCGCCGCGCTGGCCTGCTGGGGGGCGCTCGATGGCACGGCCGAGCGGCGCCTGCAGCTGGCCGCGGATGCCGCGCAGTGCCTGGCGTTCTGTTTTCGCGCCGGTCGCGCCGGTCGCGCCGACGGCCACAGCCATGCGGCGGTGCGCCTAACGGTGGCGCCGGCCCACGATGCCCAGCTGCGGGTGGAGGTTCTCAAGTGCCGCGGCGGGCCGGCCGGTCACGGCCTGCTGCACCGCTGCGGCGACCTGCCGGTGGCGGCGTGA
- a CDS encoding LexA family protein, with the protein MTTAPAPLPPRQAAALQAIERHFERHGATPTVRELAQGLGCSVRAAAELIEKLVQRGALHKVAGVSRGLRLAAAPSRVQLPLIGRIAAGQPIMAGDHVEEWLAVDPALFRPRPDWLFRVQGWSMRNIGVLPNDLVGVREDPDPPPGAVVAALVPDPQTGDPRLTLKRYTRRAGQVVLVSEHDDQVAFAPQVYDPATAGLRLIGVHAGLIRPATGP; encoded by the coding sequence ATGACGACAGCACCCGCCCCCTTGCCACCCCGCCAGGCCGCCGCGCTGCAGGCCATCGAGCGCCATTTCGAGCGCCACGGCGCCACGCCGACCGTGCGCGAACTGGCGCAGGGCCTGGGCTGCTCGGTGCGCGCGGCGGCGGAGTTGATCGAAAAGCTGGTTCAGCGTGGCGCGCTGCACAAGGTTGCGGGCGTCAGCCGCGGGCTGCGGCTGGCAGCGGCGCCTTCGCGCGTGCAGCTGCCGCTGATCGGCCGCATCGCCGCCGGCCAGCCGATCATGGCGGGCGATCATGTGGAGGAGTGGCTGGCGGTCGATCCGGCGCTGTTTCGCCCGCGCCCGGACTGGCTGTTTCGGGTGCAGGGCTGGTCGATGCGGAACATCGGCGTGCTGCCGAATGATCTGGTCGGCGTGCGCGAGGACCCGGACCCGCCGCCGGGCGCGGTGGTCGCGGCGCTGGTGCCCGACCCGCAAACCGGCGACCCGCGCCTGACGCTGAAGCGCTACACGCGCCGCGCCGGCCAGGTGGTGCTGGTCTCCGAGCATGACGATCAGGTTGCCTTTGCGCCGCAGGTCTACGATCCGGCCACGGCCGGACTGCGCCTGATCGGCGTCCATGCCGGGCTGATCCGGCCGGCGACCGGCCCGTGA
- a CDS encoding patatin-like phospholipase family protein: MAAPRIGIALGSGAARGWAHIGVLKALTAAGIEVAVVCGSSIGAVIGAAYAAGRLPEIEAFARGLNWRAILGQLDLRPAGGGLFAGERVSRTLIDLIGHAAIETLGLRYGAVATELGTGREVWLREGDLGVAIRASMALPGVLAPVELDGQWLLDGGLVNPVPVSLCRAMGAELVLAVNLNGGIAGRRRAQPMTDVVPVDDGTDSRSLGALLRGGASTLLAQLLRQDRQQPGYFDVLVGAVNIMQDQITRTRLAGDPPDILVQPRLALIGVMEFNRAAETIAAGETAMQALLPALLGLLGEAQ; the protein is encoded by the coding sequence GTGGCAGCACCGCGCATAGGAATTGCGCTCGGCAGTGGCGCCGCCCGCGGCTGGGCGCACATCGGCGTGCTGAAAGCGCTGACGGCGGCTGGCATCGAGGTGGCGGTGGTGTGCGGCAGCTCCATCGGTGCCGTGATTGGCGCCGCGTACGCCGCCGGCCGACTGCCTGAAATCGAAGCCTTTGCCCGCGGCCTGAACTGGCGCGCCATCCTCGGCCAGCTCGACCTGCGCCCGGCCGGCGGCGGCCTGTTTGCCGGCGAGCGCGTTTCCCGCACCCTGATCGATCTGATCGGTCACGCCGCCATCGAGACACTCGGCCTGCGCTACGGTGCCGTGGCGACGGAACTGGGCACTGGGCGCGAGGTGTGGCTGCGGGAGGGCGACCTTGGCGTCGCCATCCGCGCCTCGATGGCCCTGCCCGGCGTCCTGGCGCCGGTGGAACTCGACGGCCAGTGGTTGCTCGACGGCGGCCTGGTCAATCCGGTGCCGGTGTCCCTGTGCCGGGCCATGGGGGCGGAACTGGTGCTGGCAGTCAATCTGAACGGCGGCATCGCCGGACGGCGCAGAGCGCAGCCCATGACCGATGTGGTGCCCGTCGACGATGGCACCGACAGCCGCAGCCTGGGTGCCCTGCTGCGCGGCGGCGCCAGCACGCTGCTGGCGCAATTGCTGCGACAGGACCGTCAGCAACCGGGTTACTTCGACGTGCTGGTCGGCGCCGTCAACATCATGCAGGACCAGATCACCCGCACCCGCCTGGCCGGCGATCCGCCCGACATCCTGGTACAGCCGCGTCTGGCCCTGATCGGCGTGATGGAATTCAACCGCGCCGCGGAGACCATAGCCGCCGGCGAGACGGCCATGCAGGCGCTGCTGCCGGCGCTGCTCGGACTGCTGGGCGAGGCTCAATGA
- the hpaH gene encoding 2-oxo-hept-4-ene-1,7-dioate hydratase, which translates to MARTLDEAAVQRIAAELEAAEQARRPRRQLRREFPDLDIDDSYAIQAAWMAHKAKAGRRVLGRKIGLTSRAMQQAFDISEPDYGTLLDDMFFGDGEVIPGDRFIVPMVEVELAFVLGAPLSGETVSITDVLRATEYVQPAIEIIDARTERVDAETGQRRGVLDTIADNAASAGVVLGGRPVRPEGIDLRWAGAVLYRNGVIEETGLAAGVLGHPAAGIAWLARRFARHGVALEAGQVILAGSFTRALAVTPGDVFHADYGRLGSFGFSFGAGG; encoded by the coding sequence ATGGCGCGGACGCTGGATGAGGCGGCGGTGCAGCGCATCGCCGCCGAACTGGAGGCTGCCGAGCAGGCTCGTCGGCCGCGCCGGCAGCTGCGGCGTGAGTTTCCTGACCTCGACATCGACGACAGCTACGCCATCCAGGCCGCCTGGATGGCGCACAAGGCCAAGGCCGGGCGGCGCGTGCTGGGCCGCAAGATCGGTCTGACCTCGCGCGCCATGCAGCAGGCCTTCGACATCAGCGAGCCGGACTACGGCACGCTGCTGGACGACATGTTCTTCGGCGACGGCGAGGTGATTCCCGGCGACCGCTTCATCGTGCCGATGGTCGAGGTGGAACTGGCCTTCGTGCTGGGCGCGCCGCTGTCCGGCGAGACGGTGTCGATCACCGACGTGCTGCGCGCCACCGAGTACGTGCAGCCGGCAATCGAGATCATCGACGCCCGCACCGAGCGGGTGGATGCCGAAACCGGCCAGCGGCGCGGCGTGCTCGACACCATCGCCGACAACGCCGCCAGCGCCGGCGTGGTGCTGGGCGGGCGGCCGGTGCGGCCGGAGGGCATCGACCTGCGCTGGGCCGGCGCCGTGCTGTACCGCAACGGCGTGATCGAGGAGACCGGCCTTGCCGCCGGCGTGCTGGGTCACCCGGCGGCCGGCATCGCCTGGCTGGCGCGCCGCTTCGCCCGCCACGGCGTGGCGCTGGAAGCCGGACAGGTCATCCTGGCCGGCTCCTTCACGCGCGCCCTGGCGGTGACGCCGGGTGACGTGTTTCATGCCGACTACGGGCGGCTGGGCAGCTTCGGGTTTTCGTTCGGCGCCGGTGGTTGA